A single region of the Halopiger xanaduensis SH-6 genome encodes:
- a CDS encoding HalOD1 output domain-containing protein, which translates to MPTQYSVAADESLTVQLVQAIADAADVDPVDLSPPLYDAVDPEALEALFAPTASGTTRRGRIEFSYAEYRVTVSVDGDSETPITITVSDADDETTRIRSRAQAPERIHDRQSSALESPQRSDGV; encoded by the coding sequence ATGCCCACTCAGTATTCCGTCGCCGCTGACGAGTCCCTCACCGTCCAGCTCGTACAGGCGATCGCGGACGCGGCGGACGTCGATCCGGTCGATCTCTCGCCGCCGCTGTACGACGCCGTCGATCCCGAAGCGCTCGAGGCGCTTTTCGCACCGACGGCGAGCGGGACGACGCGGCGCGGACGGATCGAGTTCTCGTATGCCGAGTATCGCGTCACCGTCAGCGTGGACGGCGATTCCGAGACTCCGATCACCATCACGGTCTCCGACGCCGACGACGAGACGACGCGGATCCGATCGCGAGCGCAGGCGCCGGAGCGGATTCACGACCGACAGTCCTCGGCGCTCGAGTCTCCGCAGCGATCGGACGGGGTGTAA
- a CDS encoding helix-turn-helix domain-containing protein, with amino-acid sequence MSLFGEFHVPAEAFALAETLAAAPELVVETERVVATEEVLTPYFWVSGDDGVAFEDAAADDPSIRHLRHIDDVDRASLYRAEWTENVESIVYAYATVGATILEASAQGDEWELSIRFNNRDRLDQFREYCDEHDIPFQLTQLYERAHPRGGGQYGLTRKQHEALVTAWEMGYYRSTDVSLTDVADSLEISQQSLSRRLQRGYENLIRHALAVTPPSDDPKLEE; translated from the coding sequence ATGAGTCTCTTCGGCGAATTCCACGTTCCCGCCGAGGCGTTCGCGCTCGCCGAGACGCTCGCGGCCGCGCCCGAACTCGTCGTCGAGACGGAACGGGTCGTCGCGACCGAAGAGGTGCTCACCCCGTACTTCTGGGTGTCGGGCGACGACGGCGTTGCGTTCGAGGACGCCGCCGCGGACGATCCCTCGATTCGACACCTCCGACACATCGACGACGTCGACCGGGCGTCGCTGTACCGCGCCGAGTGGACCGAGAACGTCGAGTCCATCGTCTACGCGTACGCGACCGTCGGAGCGACGATCCTCGAGGCCTCGGCGCAGGGCGACGAGTGGGAACTCAGCATCCGCTTCAACAACCGCGATCGGCTCGACCAGTTCCGCGAGTACTGCGACGAGCACGACATCCCCTTCCAGCTCACGCAGCTGTACGAACGCGCCCATCCCCGCGGCGGTGGCCAGTACGGGCTGACGAGGAAACAGCACGAGGCGCTGGTCACCGCCTGGGAGATGGGGTACTACCGCTCGACGGACGTCTCGCTAACTGATGTCGCCGACTCGCTAGAGATCAGCCAGCAGTCGCTGTCCCGGCGACTCCAGCGCGGCTACGAGAACCTGATTCGACACGCGCTGGCCGTGACGCCGCCGAGCGACGATCCGAAACTCGAGGAGTGA
- a CDS encoding DUF7344 domain-containing protein → MSHTVSPDDHLFRALSHPYRRHAIAALASTNSMTLRDVSNTVVSRTYGAPLTDVPSDAVTDVYLSLVHVHVPLLEDAGLLEYDPHRERIEAVDLEGAMRLLSVVADDRSPVGSAR, encoded by the coding sequence GTGTCTCACACTGTGTCACCGGACGATCACCTCTTTCGCGCGCTGAGCCACCCGTACCGTCGCCACGCGATCGCCGCGCTCGCGAGCACGAACTCGATGACGCTTCGCGACGTCTCCAACACCGTCGTCAGCCGGACGTACGGGGCGCCGCTCACCGACGTCCCGTCCGACGCCGTCACGGACGTCTACCTCTCGCTGGTCCACGTTCACGTCCCGCTGCTCGAGGATGCGGGGCTGCTCGAGTACGATCCGCACCGGGAACGAATCGAGGCGGTCGACCTCGAGGGGGCTATGCGATTGCTTTCGGTGGTGGCCGACGACCGGTCGCCGGTGGGTTCCGCGCGGTAA
- a CDS encoding TIGR00296 family protein, which translates to MSQRQGVDLSYEDGARAVELAREAVESYVQHGQREQPGSMREAFYERTGAFVRLESTRGRGSLRGCAGGYRSGDQLGHVIVDAAIEAASEDSCGSEVSPSELPNLTVSVCTVKNVVLTDDPLADLEIGTHGVAIDGGEGGWLYPTVPVENGWSPREYLDRTCRKAKLAPGAWQNDDVVVTLFEGQVFRERDADGSIEEL; encoded by the coding sequence ATGTCCCAGCGACAGGGCGTCGACCTCTCCTACGAGGACGGCGCGCGCGCCGTCGAACTCGCGCGCGAAGCCGTCGAATCCTACGTACAACACGGGCAACGAGAACAACCGGGCAGCATGCGGGAAGCCTTCTACGAGCGAACGGGTGCGTTCGTCCGCCTCGAGTCGACGCGCGGCCGGGGGAGCCTGCGCGGCTGCGCCGGCGGCTACCGATCGGGCGACCAACTCGGGCACGTCATCGTCGACGCGGCGATCGAAGCCGCCAGCGAAGACTCCTGCGGCTCCGAGGTCAGCCCCTCGGAGCTGCCGAACCTCACGGTTTCGGTCTGTACGGTCAAGAACGTCGTTCTCACCGACGATCCGCTGGCCGACCTCGAGATCGGCACGCACGGCGTCGCCATCGACGGCGGCGAAGGTGGCTGGCTCTACCCGACCGTGCCGGTCGAAAACGGCTGGAGTCCGCGCGAGTACCTGGATCGAACCTGCCGGAAGGCGAAACTCGCGCCGGGGGCCTGGCAGAACGACGACGTCGTCGTGACGCTGTTCGAGGGGCAGGTCTTCCGCGAGCGCGACGCCGACGGCAGCATCGAAGAACTATAA
- a CDS encoding HalOD1 output domain-containing protein, translating into MGSKLRDSSRGDADGESLLRRDCDDNEPITVAVIDAVSRVAGVAPTALPPLYETIDPDALDGVFDAGSSDGESVRVAFSYADHEVVVQGGPRVTVTVTPDGT; encoded by the coding sequence ATGGGATCGAAACTTCGTGACTCTTCCCGAGGCGACGCCGACGGAGAATCGCTGCTTCGGCGGGACTGCGACGACAACGAACCGATTACGGTCGCCGTTATTGACGCCGTTTCGAGGGTAGCAGGGGTAGCGCCGACCGCCCTGCCGCCGCTGTACGAGACGATCGATCCGGACGCACTCGATGGAGTGTTCGATGCGGGATCGTCGGACGGGGAATCGGTCCGCGTTGCCTTTTCGTACGCCGACCACGAGGTCGTCGTTCAGGGCGGGCCGCGCGTGACCGTGACGGTAACGCCCGACGGGACGTAG
- a CDS encoding Hvo_1808 family surface protein, whose amino-acid sequence MGRVRPGGGLKLRLIAVVALVLLAGCTVPSSPDEFDADRDPGDLGDYSPDDEFAFNASDGLTESELRDLKYRSMARIEVLRGLKYEHDVELEVIDRSEFREQRSGGGPASAFRNELWRGAFVVDGETDVNRAMDDLYGTSVQGYYVDDRIVIVTDDSDEIRIDRRTLVHELVHALQDQRFGLERRGETLDEQRAETGLIEGEASYVPQLYAERCGAEWQCLSRPGAATADADAANETDGDATVDASSDDAVRTTLEQRPYNVGLYLSIYAPYSEGPAFVDALYERDGWAAVDRAHDRRPASTTQLIHPDHYPDVEPVDVEIEDRSSDAWEPVLEGGGDGDSGGDGDGDGGDPRAETVGEATLFATLWADGVVDRPLTQGATDRSPYNYSAPATAGWAGDTFHVYQDAADENRTGHVWRLAWESEADADEFATAYRSLLETHGGDRVDADAATAGDVYRIPDDEPFAGAYRLTVTGDTVEIVGAPTVDTLEEIHAPRAEATPSVAVAGASGAGSACSSPAPA is encoded by the coding sequence ATGGGACGCGTCCGACCCGGAGGCGGGCTGAAGCTACGACTGATCGCCGTCGTCGCGCTCGTCCTGCTGGCGGGCTGTACGGTGCCGAGTTCGCCGGACGAGTTCGACGCCGACCGCGACCCCGGCGATCTCGGCGACTACTCCCCCGACGACGAGTTCGCTTTCAACGCCAGCGACGGACTCACCGAATCGGAGCTTCGCGACCTCAAGTACCGCTCGATGGCGCGGATCGAGGTGCTCCGCGGCCTCAAGTACGAGCACGACGTGGAACTCGAGGTGATCGACCGGTCGGAGTTCCGGGAGCAGCGGTCCGGCGGCGGCCCGGCGTCCGCCTTCCGGAACGAACTCTGGCGCGGCGCGTTCGTCGTCGACGGGGAGACGGACGTCAACCGGGCGATGGACGACCTCTACGGGACCTCCGTGCAGGGCTACTACGTCGACGATCGGATCGTCATCGTCACCGACGACAGCGACGAGATCCGGATCGATCGGCGCACGCTGGTCCACGAGTTGGTCCACGCGCTGCAGGACCAGCGGTTCGGCCTCGAGCGCCGCGGCGAGACGCTCGACGAGCAGCGCGCCGAAACCGGACTGATCGAGGGCGAGGCGAGCTACGTACCGCAGTTGTACGCCGAGCGCTGCGGCGCGGAGTGGCAGTGTCTCTCCCGGCCCGGGGCGGCGACCGCCGACGCGGACGCGGCGAACGAAACCGACGGCGATGCCACTGTCGACGCCTCGAGCGACGACGCGGTCAGAACCACCCTCGAGCAGCGCCCGTACAACGTCGGTCTCTACCTCTCGATCTACGCGCCATACTCGGAAGGTCCGGCGTTCGTCGACGCGCTGTACGAGCGCGACGGGTGGGCCGCCGTCGACCGCGCCCACGACCGGCGACCCGCGAGCACGACGCAGTTGATTCACCCCGACCACTACCCCGACGTCGAACCCGTCGACGTCGAAATCGAGGACCGCTCGAGCGACGCGTGGGAGCCGGTTCTCGAGGGTGGCGGCGACGGCGACAGCGGGGGTGACGGCGACGGTGACGGCGGCGACCCCCGTGCCGAAACGGTCGGCGAAGCGACCCTGTTCGCGACCCTCTGGGCCGACGGCGTCGTCGACCGACCGCTCACGCAGGGGGCGACCGACCGGTCGCCGTACAATTACTCCGCCCCCGCGACCGCGGGCTGGGCCGGCGACACGTTCCACGTCTATCAGGACGCGGCCGACGAGAACCGGACCGGCCACGTCTGGCGCCTCGCCTGGGAGAGCGAGGCCGACGCCGACGAGTTCGCGACCGCCTACCGATCGCTGCTCGAGACCCACGGCGGCGACCGGGTCGACGCCGACGCGGCGACCGCCGGCGACGTCTACCGGATTCCCGACGACGAACCGTTCGCCGGCGCGTACCGCCTTACTGTGACCGGCGACACCGTCGAAATCGTCGGCGCGCCGACGGTCGACACGCTCGAGGAAATCCACGCGCCCCGCGCCGAAGCGACGCCGTCGGTTGCCGTTGCGGGCGCTTCCGGCGCCGGATCAGCGTGCTCCTCGCCGGCACCGGCGTGA
- a CDS encoding DUF7344 domain-containing protein: MNTAEALTLLADTDRRRAVAALLETETTTIDALSERLADARRQDDAGVESDADRFERTKIGLIHDHLPRLADHGVLEYDARNGDVVLEDASDLEPYLAVDETTVSIAPQNE, encoded by the coding sequence ATGAACACTGCCGAGGCGCTTACCCTCCTCGCCGATACCGATCGCAGACGTGCGGTTGCTGCACTCCTCGAGACCGAGACGACGACGATCGACGCCCTCTCCGAGCGACTTGCGGACGCTCGCCGACAGGACGACGCGGGTGTCGAGTCGGATGCCGACCGCTTCGAGCGCACGAAAATTGGGCTGATTCACGATCACCTGCCGCGACTCGCCGATCACGGCGTCCTCGAGTACGACGCGCGCAACGGCGACGTCGTCCTCGAGGACGCGAGCGATCTCGAGCCCTATCTCGCCGTCGACGAGACGACCGTCTCGATCGCGCCGCAAAACGAGTGA
- a CDS encoding nicotinate phosphoribosyltransferase produces MSNPFGTVPSEAILEGTATDAYFERTRATLEHADKNPTVVAEVTADQFPTGEFDVFTGVKDVATLFEGRSVDVDALPDGQLFDGGPVLRIEGPYLEFAELETSLLGFLSQPSGFATAALEARLAAPDSLVLSFGARHVHPSIAATVERAALLAGLDGFSHVAAGEILDREASGTMPHALMFCFGEGNQAEAWTAFDEAVPEDVPRIALVDTFWDEKSESLLAAETLGDDLDGVRIDTTGSRRGDFRHIIREVRWELDARGHEDVDIFCSGGLDPEAIRNLRDVADGFGVGSHITGADSVDFSLDIVEISEGSEDPSSSRTQSGDDGQPISKRGKLSGVKEVYRTPDGGHHVALADRDGPDEGEALLEPLVRDGEIVREFDLADASERCLEDAEAVGFGSE; encoded by the coding sequence ATGTCAAACCCGTTCGGCACCGTCCCCTCGGAGGCGATTCTCGAGGGGACCGCAACCGACGCCTACTTCGAGCGCACCCGGGCGACGCTCGAGCACGCGGACAAGAACCCGACCGTCGTCGCCGAAGTGACCGCCGACCAGTTTCCGACCGGCGAGTTCGACGTCTTCACCGGCGTGAAAGACGTCGCGACGCTGTTCGAGGGGCGCAGTGTCGACGTCGACGCGCTGCCGGACGGCCAGCTGTTCGACGGCGGCCCGGTCCTGCGGATCGAGGGGCCGTACCTCGAGTTCGCCGAACTCGAGACCTCCCTGTTGGGCTTCCTCTCCCAGCCCAGCGGCTTCGCGACGGCCGCGCTCGAGGCGCGTCTGGCCGCGCCCGACTCGCTCGTGCTCTCCTTCGGCGCGCGCCACGTCCACCCCTCGATCGCCGCGACGGTCGAACGGGCCGCCCTGCTCGCCGGGCTCGACGGCTTCTCCCACGTCGCCGCGGGCGAGATCCTCGACCGGGAGGCGAGCGGCACGATGCCCCACGCCCTGATGTTCTGCTTCGGCGAGGGGAACCAGGCCGAGGCCTGGACGGCCTTCGACGAGGCCGTCCCCGAGGACGTCCCCCGCATCGCGCTGGTCGACACCTTCTGGGACGAGAAAAGCGAGAGCCTGCTGGCCGCCGAGACGCTCGGCGACGATCTCGACGGCGTCCGCATCGACACCACCGGCTCCCGACGCGGCGACTTCCGCCACATCATCCGCGAGGTCCGCTGGGAACTCGACGCGCGCGGCCACGAGGATGTCGACATCTTCTGCAGCGGCGGGCTCGATCCCGAGGCGATCCGAAATCTGCGCGACGTCGCCGACGGGTTCGGCGTCGGCAGCCACATCACCGGCGCCGACTCGGTGGATTTCAGCCTCGACATCGTCGAAATCAGCGAGGGATCGGAAGATCCCTCGAGCAGCCGGACGCAGTCCGGCGACGACGGCCAACCGATCTCCAAGCGCGGCAAGCTTTCGGGCGTCAAAGAGGTCTATCGTACGCCCGACGGCGGCCACCACGTCGCCCTCGCCGACCGCGACGGCCCCGACGAGGGCGAGGCGCTGCTCGAGCCGCTCGTCCGCGACGGCGAGATCGTTCGGGAGTTCGACCTCGCGGACGCCAGCGAACGCTGCCTCGAGGACGCCGAGGCGGTCGGATTCGGCTCGGAATAG